The following coding sequences lie in one Spinacia oleracea cultivar Varoflay chromosome 1, BTI_SOV_V1, whole genome shotgun sequence genomic window:
- the LOC110778461 gene encoding glutaredoxin-C11, with product MDKISELAKTKAAVIFTKSSCCMSHSISTLFYDLGASPAVFELDREPRGREMEWALQRLGCSPTVPAVFIGGKFVGSAKDVLGAHLDGSLRDMLIEAKAIWF from the coding sequence ATGGATAAAATAAGCGAGTTGGCAAAGACAAAGGCAGCAGTAATCTTCACCAAGAGCTCATGTTGTATGAGTCACAGTATCAGTACACTGTTCTATGATCTAGGAGCAAGCCCTGCAGTCTTTGAACTAGACAGGGAGCCTAGAGGCAGAGAAATGGAGTGGGCATTACAGCGCCTAGGCTGCAGCCCTACTGTTCCTGCTGTTTTTATAGGCGGCAAGTTTGTGGGCTCTGCTAAGGATGTGCTAGGAGCTCATCTTGATGGCTCCCTTAGAGATATGCTTATTGAAGCAAAAGCTATCTGGTTCTAG